In a genomic window of Virgibacillus sp. SK37:
- a CDS encoding GGDEF domain-containing protein, with protein MGYKGRITGITFVAIIIIVIRTFVKLNFGETPHGIPLPASILMIVGWYLGREYDKSVYKANRDSLTGLFNRRYVLDNIQKSFSKAKRKRNKLAIILLDVNDFKQINDNLGHETGDQVLKCISDLLIDSFASEDIVARWGGDEFLIVSSFTDETMLNQKVSHFKGSIKGKHWRHNGLSVSIGKAIYPSDDKTFESLISKADANMYRFKSYHNSNT; from the coding sequence ATGGGTTATAAAGGACGAATTACTGGTATTACATTTGTAGCCATAATAATTATTGTTATTAGAACCTTTGTTAAATTGAATTTTGGTGAAACTCCTCACGGTATCCCATTACCCGCCAGCATCCTGATGATAGTTGGATGGTATTTAGGAAGGGAATACGACAAATCTGTGTATAAAGCAAACAGAGATTCTCTAACAGGACTATTCAATCGGCGTTATGTACTAGATAATATTCAAAAATCCTTTTCAAAGGCTAAGAGGAAAAGAAATAAGCTAGCAATCATACTTTTGGATGTTAATGATTTTAAACAAATTAATGACAACCTTGGACATGAAACTGGAGATCAAGTTTTGAAGTGTATATCTGATCTTCTGATAGATAGCTTTGCGTCTGAAGATATTGTGGCAAGATGGGGAGGGGATGAATTTTTAATAGTTTCCTCTTTTACTGATGAAACAATGTTAAATCAAAAGGTAAGCCATTTTAAAGGTTCAATAAAAGGAAAACACTGGAGGCACAATGGCTTATCTGTTTCAATCGGAAAAGCTATTTACCCCTCAGATGACAAAACCTTTGAAAGTTTAATTTCTAAAGCAGATGCTAATATGTACCGGTTCAAATCTTATCACAATTCAAATACCTAG
- a CDS encoding methyl-accepting chemotaxis protein, which yields MKLFMKKTKPWNEYINRSGPDIKEVGNRVRDRLAFMNISQDNLNDIREASTILLPYKNEIINQFYDTITAVDHLKNMIIQHSTIERLQKTMEKYLEQFLQAEVNKEYVMTRIIVGQVHSRINLTAEHFISAHHLLMQIITSIVMEKWHSEPNRMMKTVLSIQKLAAFDQQLIVEVYMEETFKSLLFGISDTLNYTTQLDTSKQLLTKMDNMNGESYSVSTATEQVSASIEEVANHSIEAAEATDDAVRSAEQSKKIVNSTLEDIEQVGRVYNQMVGQVNNLNQEIEKTYHIVEVIKQITEQTNLLALNASIEAARAGEQGKGFAVVANEVRQLAEHTKEQTLLISTNMQALQNVANQVTNQMTSTEQLMKKSVSGAKIADDELNKIVSAMQDINEATSHIAAMSEEQTAAINEIAQRNSAIFELSDSSQEIAKQTAKVILDLSKQMEEYRNTFFKTNIRLNAKDTIKVSKTDHLLWKWKIYNMLLGLEKIDLEQVNSHETCRLGKWYYSDLPSKVKNNTTFKQLEGPHKAVHVHARKAVAYYEQGDMSSAEKAFELVVEASDAVLDLLTKLETEL from the coding sequence ATGAAGCTATTTATGAAAAAAACCAAGCCATGGAATGAATACATCAATCGTTCTGGTCCCGATATTAAAGAGGTAGGCAACAGGGTAAGGGATCGACTAGCATTTATGAATATAAGTCAAGATAATTTAAACGATATTCGTGAGGCATCTACTATCCTGTTGCCTTATAAAAATGAAATCATCAATCAGTTTTACGATACCATCACAGCCGTTGACCATCTAAAGAATATGATTATTCAACATTCGACTATAGAGCGTTTACAAAAGACGATGGAAAAATACCTAGAACAATTTTTACAGGCTGAAGTAAATAAAGAATATGTTATGACAAGGATTATAGTCGGACAAGTACATAGTCGTATAAATTTGACAGCAGAACACTTTATTTCAGCCCATCATCTATTAATGCAGATTATAACTTCTATTGTAATGGAAAAGTGGCATAGCGAACCAAATCGGATGATGAAAACTGTTCTTTCTATTCAAAAGTTGGCTGCATTTGATCAACAACTTATTGTCGAGGTTTACATGGAAGAAACTTTTAAATCTCTTTTATTTGGTATTTCCGATACTCTAAATTACACCACTCAACTTGATACATCAAAGCAGCTATTAACTAAAATGGATAATATGAATGGCGAAAGTTATAGTGTTTCAACTGCGACTGAGCAAGTAAGTGCTTCAATTGAAGAAGTAGCAAATCACTCAATAGAGGCGGCTGAAGCAACAGACGACGCTGTTCGGTCTGCGGAGCAAAGCAAAAAAATTGTGAATTCAACTTTAGAAGATATTGAACAAGTTGGTCGAGTTTATAATCAAATGGTGGGTCAGGTTAATAATCTTAATCAAGAGATAGAAAAAACATATCATATTGTTGAAGTGATTAAACAAATTACGGAACAGACTAACTTACTTGCATTAAACGCTAGTATCGAAGCCGCACGTGCGGGAGAGCAAGGAAAAGGCTTTGCAGTTGTAGCAAATGAAGTAAGACAGTTAGCTGAACACACTAAAGAGCAAACCTTACTAATATCAACCAATATGCAAGCGTTGCAAAATGTTGCAAATCAAGTAACGAATCAAATGACTAGTACAGAACAGTTGATGAAAAAAAGTGTGTCTGGTGCTAAAATCGCTGATGACGAACTAAATAAAATTGTATCTGCAATGCAAGACATCAATGAAGCGACTTCACATATTGCAGCGATGTCAGAAGAACAAACTGCAGCTATTAATGAAATTGCACAACGTAACTCGGCAATTTTCGAACTAAGCGATAGTTCACAGGAAATTGCAAAACAGACGGCCAAAGTTATCCTTGATTTAAGTAAACAAATGGAGGAATATCGCAATACATTTTTTAAGACAAATATTCGTTTAAACGCAAAAGATACTATCAAAGTTTCAAAAACCGACCACCTCCTATGGAAATGGAAAATTTATAATATGTTACTTGGGCTAGAAAAAATTGATTTAGAACAGGTGAACTCACATGAAACGTGTAGGCTAGGTAAATGGTATTATAGTGATTTACCTTCTAAGGTGAAAAACAATACGACCTTCAAGCAACTTGAAGGGCCACATAAAGCTGTGCATGTTCATGCGAGAAAGGCAGTTGCATATTATGAACAAGGGGATATGTCCTCAGCCGAAAAAGCATTTGAGTTAGTTGTAGAGGCATCAGATGCTGTCCTTGATCTGTTAACAAAGTTAGAAACAGAATTATAA
- a CDS encoding methyl-accepting chemotaxis protein: protein MTTKQHVLSQDGMFTAIERSLAMILFDSHGKILWANNNFVQVIGYKVEELKNMNHKQLCLSEFVNSRNYDVFWSNLRNNKAFHDKVERVKKDGSILWLDATYTPVLNEEGHIEGVIKIATDITPRETFLKNSSDEFIALVQEMTASTNVVHNASQKSVNDMKKLVDESKIVKENVEKIQSMASVVKDIAAQSNLLGLNASIEAARAGDYGRGFSVVASEVRKMADTSKNAAEDISSQLNHILNSVTVMAEMVKQVTENINKNSDSIDELKGAYEHITKTAEELSNII from the coding sequence ATGACGACAAAACAACATGTTTTAAGCCAAGATGGAATGTTTACTGCTATTGAACGGTCCCTTGCAATGATTTTATTTGATTCGCATGGAAAGATTTTATGGGCTAATAATAATTTCGTACAAGTAATTGGATATAAAGTTGAAGAATTAAAAAATATGAATCATAAACAGCTATGTTTATCTGAGTTTGTTAATAGTCGCAACTATGATGTTTTTTGGAGTAATTTACGCAATAATAAGGCTTTTCATGATAAAGTAGAAAGGGTTAAAAAAGATGGGAGTATATTGTGGCTGGATGCAACGTATACCCCTGTGCTAAATGAAGAAGGACATATCGAGGGTGTAATAAAGATAGCGACGGATATAACCCCACGAGAAACTTTCTTAAAAAACAGTTCAGATGAATTTATTGCTTTAGTTCAGGAAATGACAGCAAGTACAAATGTAGTGCACAACGCCTCACAGAAGTCTGTGAACGATATGAAAAAATTAGTAGATGAATCTAAGATTGTAAAAGAAAATGTAGAAAAGATTCAATCTATGGCTTCTGTTGTAAAAGATATAGCAGCCCAATCGAACTTACTCGGTTTAAATGCAAGCATTGAAGCAGCTAGGGCGGGGGATTATGGACGTGGATTTTCTGTTGTTGCTAGTGAGGTTAGGAAGATGGCAGATACAAGTAAAAATGCGGCTGAAGATATTTCAAGTCAATTAAATCACATTTTGAATTCAGTAACGGTTATGGCTGAAATGGTAAAACAAGTTACTGAAAATATAAATAAAAATTCGGATTCTATTGATGAACTTAAAGGTGCCTATGAACATATTACTAAAACAGCAGAGGAACTGTCGAATATAATTTGA
- a CDS encoding sporulation histidine kinase inhibitor Sda gives MWRLTDELLVESYMRAKSLGLDKDFVALLEDELNHRNIFIQYIKMPSSSTKSFSI, from the coding sequence ATGTGGAGATTAACTGATGAGTTATTAGTCGAATCTTATATGCGGGCTAAATCATTAGGACTTGATAAGGATTTTGTGGCCTTACTGGAAGACGAATTAAATCACCGTAATATATTCATACAATATATAAAAATGCCATCTTCATCAACTAAATCTTTTAGTATCTAA